In Glycine max cultivar Williams 82 chromosome 10, Glycine_max_v4.0, whole genome shotgun sequence, the DNA window CATAACACTTAATGTTGATGCTTTGAAAAATACTTATGGAAAACACATTGTGGCTCAATTTGAAGAGCTAGTTGGAGAATGTGTGTAGCCCTAGTCTGGTACCTTGGTTTACAATACATATATTTGGTTAGTTAAGCATGACTGCATTCTTCTAGTAATAATAATGAGCTAGGTAGGGTGTGCTAGAGAAAATATGTTTCAGTTTTGCCAAGTGGCATTGACACATTGGTTTATTTATAATCAgagaatgataaaataattacaatgaATACGAATCCCTACAAATTAGCTATACAGTAGTTTCCAAGCTTCCTTATTTACATCAAATCCAATTAGATCTTTAACAATTTTAATGCAGTTATATAACTTCTAAATATGATGGTAAATTTGAAATGGTGATTCTTTTTGTGAACTATATTATATTGGTAGTGTGTACTTTGTTGGAAAATGATAGACCTAGGGTTTAAGGCAACCAATGCATGAAGGTCATTTTGAAAGTTATGTTACGTCAAATGAATCTAAGTTGTTATTTGTTGAAACAACCTTCTCTACCTTATTTCCCCATAAACCAAATGAAAGTCTAACTGTTATTTGTTGCTTTAGCTTTATTGCTTAAAGCTACGAGTGCATTTTCCATCCTTCATGTTAAATTGTTTTATGTATTTGCTTTATGCCAATGATGTTAACTTCTGAACAAGGAAGGTTTCATTTTTACAAAGGACAATTTTGGTTGCAGTCAAGCAACCAGTAACACATCTAATACCTCATCCGAGGATGATATTGATGTTAATACTATTGAAGAAACTGGAGCTAGCAGCTGACAAGCAATCCCACTGTACATTCTCAACAATTTGAACCTAATAACAGGGTAAGTGACGAACTTGAGATATCAGGTGATCAGATTTGTTCACAAGGAACCATTTGTGAGAATTTAGATCCACAAGGCTTTACTGCTCATGTGGAAACAAGAGATTTGGAATCATCTTCTAGTAccaggtttgaaaaagaagatgGCACTAGAGGAAATGTTGATACGATGCTAACTGAAGATCCTTCTAATGGCCTTACTCAACCAAGCTTGCAAATTGAAGATACAGACCATGTCAATATCCATGAGTTAAGTGAGGTACATACTGAGCAATCTCAGCGGGGTGATATAATTAATGATGAAAGCGATATTGTTGATGATGTAGATTTGATTGAGTTTAAGTCATATATATCAGTGGATATGCACATTGCTATACCAGGGTTAACAACAAAGAGTTGTAGTgtgtctctgtgtgtgtgtgtgtgtatatatatatatatatatatatcgcttTATTTTGTTACATGAGTAAAATGGTAGAcccttttacaaattattaggtgataattaataaaaacaaattggtTTGAATGATTGTAATATAGGTGgcaacaaaaacaaatgtcattttcttaaaaaaaaaaacatattctaagacggttctatcAAAAACCGTCTCAGAATGTgttatattctaagacggtctcatagtgaaaaccgtcttaaaatataACACATTTAAAGACTGTCTTGTCTCCAAGATTGTCTTAGAATTCTAAGACAGTTAAGACGGTTCTCACGAcgaaatcgtcttaaaatgtaACACATACTAAGATAGTTTTAAGGAACCGTCGTGGAAGACGCATAAGCTTTCTACAACGTCCGCTACGATGACGGTTTGTAACCGGCATTGTATGTCAAAAATAACCGGTGTAATAGGCCGTTTGTATAGTAGTGTCACTATGATTAATTGTTGTTATGTGGAAGATATGTGTGACAATTctataatatttatgaaaacactattattttaagatatttattacTAGTGTTATTTTAGAAGAATGTAGACATCATGGTTGATTTTTCGGATTACCGCGTCGGCTGAAAGCAAAACTATTTGCAAATCCTTTTAGAACTTGTTTTATTCGTTGAGATTATTATCCCATTAAAAGTACCCTTTTAGAACTTGTTTTATTCATTAAGATTATCATCTcgttaaaaatgttattttcataatacaaggaaaaaattgttaaaattaagGAGAGttgaagacattttttttaaccttcATTTTAGAAGTCCATATTGAGAATGTTCTTAGTTTGTAATGATTCaatcttatttataatatgtGAAGTATTTCAAACCATTGGAGTttccaaagaaaaatcatattattgatatttcaaaaaaattgttttattgtgGATTTATTATAACGAAGGATGTTGCAATTTGAatgtgaatttattatttttatacaaataaacaaataaatataaacataaaaaaattgattttaaagtatAAAGTGTTTTGAAATGAATCTTAAAAAGtagtttttcatatttttgaaattgttaatattttgagaaagaagaagaagaagagaaaaaaataaaaaacctaataaataatgtgaaaaatataaaattaaaaagaaaaaagctaaAATGATTAATACATTAGACgctgattttaaaaattttaagcaacattaataattaataacataacaaaaaaattattagcatgcaaataaaactcaaaatctacatattaaaaaaattaagtccaCGTATTAACTATTCATAGATTGACCATTTTCACTGAAATCACTGGTTGAACCAATGGAACTATCCTAACTTTGGACGTAACTTAATTAGCATTCCACTTTCCAAATACAATCCACATGGTAGTCCCAATTTTTCCCCTGGTTTTTGTTCGTTGGCAATAATAATTATGGAGTATCATAGACACAATCCATATGCATATTTTACACTTAGGCGGCACCATCCATTTTTTAGTTTACAATAACACGAACCCCATAAAAAAGGTCAAGTCCCTTCACTTCCGCTTACATAAACTAATAATGATCAATTTGAAGCGACACATGATAAACTCACACCCCACACACGCCAAAGACAGCTACTATTGCTATACTTGAACCTTaggattttccttttaattttttccttgtatatatcaatatatttttttggaacgAGTAAGAATCGAAAATAGATACAAATAAGTTTACGGCAAATTCACGTATGCGTACCCCTTTTGTGGGTTGCACGATGTGGCGCGGAGTTGACCGGTGATGACCACaaccaaataattaatgacACTGCTAAGAGAGATGGACAAACTGTGCaagcaaaacagaaaaagagaaaaagaaaaaaacagaaatatttttttaaccattagattttaaataagttaatcTAACAGTGAAAAATCCTCTTTCACGGTGCAACAATTTTTAAACATTTGCACGGTACAATTCCTTCTAAAACATTCCTCTCTTACTACCTAAAAGAATTGATCACTCACATATTCTTGTCAATCAACTGACATTCTACGCAATCAATTAAGTTATATCTCTTTTGTATatcaatattttgaatattgatgttaacgttaaaatataaagttgaaGATTAGTTGATGAAGTTCCATTTCGTATCAACGTTAACacgttttctctttaatgtGTCACATTTtgcaaaatatactaaaataaatgTTGAATCAGCCTCACACGCATACACATGCAGAAGCGACATATTCTGGCACAGACTCACAGCATGATCAGAAGAAAGCAACAACAGGGGTGTCGTGGGCAACAAGAAACAACAATAGTAGAACTGCCAAGGTTGAAAACTACTGGAACACGGTGCATGTGTCTAGAAGTAGGAAGTagtagaagaaaaacaaaacagaacaGAAGATGAGAGAAGAAAACTCATACTCAATCACTCAAGCACTTTGGAAAAGTCATGGACTATTTTTGTggggaaaaaaaagtgatagaaCGGGTGTCATTGAAAAGCATATAGCATGGAGGGTGGGTTAATAAACCAAGCTTTATCAAAAAAGAACATTTATCAACTAAGGACCATAACAGTGTGTCTTTGAGATAGAGAAGCATCTACGTAGCCTTTATGAAAGTGTATATTTCATTCATATATAGAAAGCCACACACACGCAAAAGGGTGTATCACACACTAATAATTGATAGGTTCGGTCCAAAATTTTCAACCGCATTGCCAACTTCTCCAAACAGTGGACCTAGTAGTTAAGTGGCTATTTATTAGCCCACCACGGCAATAAAATGCTACTTTATCTTCCATCAAATGGTAAACTTCAAAGTGAACTCAATTCTTTTACGTGCTCCTTGATGATAATGATTAGTTGAACCAAAAGAGAATTTGTTTCTGACTACATCTGACCCTAGTCCTACCTATGCTTTTGAGAAATGGGATATGGGCAACAATAACTGCCTTTTAGTTTTCGAGTTTAAGCTCAGAATTTTCTGGCACTTCTAGTCCACACAGGTTGGCAGCATTTGCTGCTTTCTAAAGTTTAAATAGAATTAATGATCCTAGGCTATCTCAGTTGTataagtatataaataaatataaacatatcTCTTAATTTTCAATTCTTGTAATAAAGCTTAAGAAGTGAGCTTGAGTTCCAATCTTAAATATGAAATTGTATTCAATATTTAGAGGGAGAATCTTATGGCTCATAATAATATAGTTCGATCTAACTCAAGCAGATTGACTCCCATAAAGAATATTTGTggtatgtaaaaataaaaaacccatCTTCAATGCGGGACATTTATCACACGGAATGTTTTGACATTCTATTCAAAGGGCATTAACATGGTTTGGATTATGCATTACAAATTCATTATGACAAGAAGCCACTTGAATACTGATATTGATTTCTGGTGTCATTATTCTCAGCAACTACGTAGGACTAAGTAAACCGCCTTTGGATACTTGTCACATACTACAGGACAGCTAATAAGGCCGGCTAGTTTTTGCAAGTCAAgatttcaaaatgattttttcttcaCACACCAATCAAACAAGGTGGAACTTACCAAAATTAAGAGTGCTTTCTAATTGATAACGATTTTTAAACAGAAAAAAGATTTAGCATGATTGAGATAGTAGAAGTTAGACTGCTATTTTGATAGATCGAGACAGTTCAAACGAGATGTGAGTTATTATCATTGGATTGAGACTACAAGACCAAAGCTAAAGGCAAAACTAAGTTCCCATGAGAGGATAAGAGGGGGAGAATGAGGTTCATGAACTTTTGCCTAACAATGGAGCTCCACGAGACATGAAGGACCGCATATGAGTTGTATCATGTGACCCATAGTTTGAGTATTTGACTTGGGATTttcgatatttttttttcctaatacaTTTTTTACAGTCTTTGAGGCAGGTTGAAGCTGCGTTGTATTTTGAGGGCTACCCGGCTTGGTTACTTGGTCCCCCAAAATATGAAGTTTtctttgttttacattttttttaatacttcaaCTTTGTCCTcttaaaaatgatgtttttttcttctttttttttgtccacTCAAATAAAATGATGTACCTCCACTTGTCCCTCGAGGATGGAAGGTCGGTTGTAGAGAAATTGGGTAAGCTTCAAATTCAACTATTGCCTCTATTACACATGGAAATTCTAGGGGCACTTGTGGTTTTTCccatagcaaggaaaaatattgGATCCTTTTCCATCTGACAATGCTGTCTAGTGCCAAACCAAGGACAAGTTTCAACCCCATTCATTCCCCTGGCTCAGTatcatgaaaatttaaaaaacccaAACTTAGGACACAAGATTGTTTAATGTTTTGCACATTTAACTATCAATAACACGAGTTTACGGGTACACAAGCACTTAATTGACCACCAACTTATAACATAATACATTTCAACTTAAAACTAATTGTCACTAGGTAATTATTTAACTTATAAGTTACATCTTGAGAATTAAAACAGACTATATAAAACTTCTTAGCACCCCATCTCCATGGATGCCTACTAAAATAAACGAATCTGCAAGAATAAACAAACACAAAGATAAGTTATAAATTCTAATGTTAGAAAATTTGACTCTTATCTTTCTCTGGTCTCATTTTCGTCTGTAAATATTACAAATAGAATCACAACTTCTAATCACAAATTAGTGCAATTAACAAGAAACAATATAAAATGCTGATCTTATTCCTAATATTCTGCACACAAAATAGGAAATAgaataataacatattttattttatttaacacaaCTATTCAATGTCCCCATTAATTATTCCTTAACAATGTTATCCTCAGGACATAATTAAGAGCTAATTATTAGGGAAAGCATGTGATGTATGCACGGTTCAGCTGTAAAGAAACATAATAGTCTACGAATTTGAAAATATAGCCACTGGCACCACTGGGTCACATGCTATGCATCAAACTGAAAAGTCTTCCCACTCCCCCAGTTTTCTGTAAGTATACTCTTCCTTTCAATTTGACCCGTGAGCAATACTGAAAAGCTTTCTAGTTTAGGAATAGTGATACAACGCCTCAAACGGATTGTTCAGCGAAGACAAGCACATATATAAAGTGTAGTGGGGCACATATGTTGGCCTTGGTTAACATCATTGATTGATTCAGCATCCATAATTAAGCATTAGCAGCCTTAAACCTCTTACCCCTTCAGTTTGAAATTTGTGCTGACCCTGTCAATAATAATTCAACTTCAACCCGTACGTAACTTCTGTTTGGACGTTTCAAACTGGTGAGCACAGCAGAGTccaagagaaaagagagagagagatcatGATAAATAGCAAGGAGGACAACATAAGCAAACAGTTTTAAAGCATTGGACTAAACATCTTCTCTCTTTACCTTCCTTGTCTCAAGTGAACCTTTTTTCTCAAAAGCTTCCCTTTTGAGTTATATGTTCACCACCACCATTTTGAATTGAAACTCGAGAATGGTAAGTAAGACATTCAACACCCCTTATTGGCTCATTCTCTACTTCCTTTCTTAGTTGATGAATTTCAAATCTTGTCATGCAGGGAGACAAAGAGGTAAAGgaagaagaacaaaaaggtGGATTCAGGGCTTCCATGTTTATTTTTGGTAAGCACAGATGTTGAAGATTGTTCTCAATGTTCTGAAGCTTAGCTTGCAAACTAGTATATACCTTATGTTCATCTTTGATCTTCCTTTGTTCCTGCAGTGTTATCAGCATTGGACAACATGGGTTTTGTGGCAAACATGGTGAGCTTGGTTCTATACTTTTATGGGGTGATGCACTTTGATCTGTCCAACTCTGCCAACACCCTGACAAACTTTATGGGCTCAACTTTCTTGCTCTCACTCGTTGGTGGCTTCATCTCGGACACTTACTTCAACAGACTAACCACATGTTTGCTTTTTGGATCACTCGAAGTTCTGGTAGCTGCTAAACAATAGTATTATTGTTTGAAATATactatgttaatattatttgaaaatttcaaatacCAATGCGTCCAATGAGACATAAAAAAAAGTGGTTTAAAAAAACGTTAAAGTTTGTTTCTTCATGTTGGACAGGCTTTGGTAATGCTGACGGTTCAAGCTGGTCTGGACCATTTACACCCAGATTATTGTGGCAAGTCAAGCTGTGTCAAAGGTGGCATAGCTGTCATGTTTTACTCATCATTGTATTTGTTGGCTTTGGGCATGGGAGGAGTGAGAGGCTCCTTGACTGCATTTGGTGCTGACCAATTTGATGAAAAGAAGAACCCAGGAGAAGCAAAGGCTCTTGCTAGCTTCTTCAATTGGATTTTGCTGAGTTCAACATTGGGATCAATTATAGGGGTCACTGGGGTTGTGTGGGTTAGCACCCAAAAGGCTTGGCATTGGGGATTCATCATAATAACCATAGCTTCCTCCATTGGATTTCTCACCCTTGCTCTTGGCAAGCCATTTTACCGCATCAAAACTCCCGGCCAGAGCCCCATTTTGAGGATCGCTCAGGTAAATTAAGattaacttatgcataaattaaaataaacttttccaTAAGTTAAACGAGagagtttttataaattaaagttgTTCATAAGTCAAAAttcaacttataaaaaaaacttattataaattaaagtttttataaCGTTTTTTATAAATAGGACCGTAATACATATTTGTTGTAAAGTTTATCAAGCAAACTATATATACAATAAGCATCAAACCAACCAATGTTTTGTTCACTACAGGTTATTGTTGTGGCTTTTAAAAACCGGAAGTTACCACTGCCAGAGTCTGATGAAGAACTTTATGAGGTCTATGAAGATGCTACATTGGAGAAGATTGCACACACCAACCAAATGAGGTGACTCTTGGTCTATTATACATTACATactacatgttcaaaattcatgGTTAACAGCTTGCATAATAATGCAACACTCACTCATCCTAATAATGTTGTGTAAGCGATAAAACAAGTAACTAATACTTACATGGTCCAGCACATTGGCGTGTTGAGATTCTTTTTCTTAATGTACGACGGAGTAGATAGCGCCAAGGCCTCTGGGCCTACTACCACTGCTGCACGCTTGGACCTGCAAGCCATACAGAGAATGATCACGGAAAACATATATCTGAACCGCTTGTaacatcacacacacacacacgaaaaaataaataagttccTGACAACAATAACTcggtgaaaaaaaaagttttaaaacaacAGTACTAGCTGCAATCacactcttttgttttttttgttggctCCGTTCTGTGTAGTACTTCACTGAAGAGATAATGAAAAGCAATTTACTTCTCAATCAATACATGCcaataattttattcttctttctttttctttttctttatttcttttaaatggaCAACTCCCCATGCTTATTAATAATTGATgacaatgtttttatttttgattttgttttaatggtcTGGTTTTTGATGAATCAGGTTTCTAGATAGAGCAAGCATTCTTCAGGAAAACATCGAGTCACAGCAATGGAAAGTTTGCACAGTGACACAAGTTGAAGAAGTGAAGATCCTAACCAGAATGTTACCTATACTAGCCAGTACCATTATAATGAACACTTGTTTAGCACAGCTTCAAACATTCTCAGTTCAGCAAGGGAGTGTGATGAACCTGAAACTTGGTTCTTTCACTGTGCCTGCACCATCCATTCCAGTTATCCCCCTTCTTTTCATGTCCATCCTGATTCCCCTCtatgaatttttctttgttcCATTCGCAAGAAAGATCACTCACCACCCTTCTGGGGTTACACAGCTTCAAAGAGTTGGCGTTGGACTAGTACTTTCTGCCATTTCAATGACAATAGCTGGGATAATAGAAGTGAAAAGAAGGGACCAAGGAAGGAAGGACCCTTCAAGGCCAATTAGTCTTTTTTGGTTATCCTTCCAATATGCTATATTTGGAGTTGCAGACATGTTCACTCTTGTAGGACTCCTAGAATTCTTCTACAGAGAAGCACCTGAAACCATGAAGTCACTGTCAACTTCTTTCACATATTTGTCCATGTCTCTTGGTTACTTCTTGAGCACAGTCTTTGTGGATGTCATTAATGCTGTTACCAAAAGGGTCACTCCAAGCAAACAAGGATGGTTGCATGGCTTGGACTTAAACCAAAACAATCTCAATTTGTTCTATTGGTTCTTAGCAATCCTTAGctgccttaatttttttaacttcctTTATTGGGCCTCTTGGTACAAGTACAAAGTTGAAGACAACAATTCAAAGGTGAATTTGAAGGCTCCTCTCAAAACGGTTGGTGAGAGAAAACAAGAcgaggaagagaagaaggatATGAGAGTGAAGGCTAGAGAAAGCAGCCAAACAAGTGAAGCCAATACTGAGGGACCCTCTTCCTCTGATGAAACAGATGACGGAAGGAACTCTAGGGAATGGAAGCACAGATAAAGTCAGGAGGCTCAAGACATGATTTGGTATTAAGGactagataagataaaacatGTTATGTGGAAACACTGAAAAAGATAGTGGTTGTTGAAATCTCTCTTATCTTGCATGTGTGCTTCTTGTATGATTGATTAGCATTGTTGCTTCTGGCACCATCTGTGTGTCTGTTGTGTGCAGGGTcaaaggtttttttattttctttcatttaacatgttcttttttgttatataagtttattaattattcaCCTGCACTTGTAATTATGTATTAAGAGATGCTTAGTTAAttgttttctctctattttGTTCCTCACTCAAACATAGTAAAGAACAATAAGAggaaacattatttaaaaatagtttatttggTGTAAAATTTAGAAGAGGAGAACTAAAAGAGTTATTTGTTTAAGATGATTGTAAGACAAAGTGATATGAACTATGAGCAGGCCTTGAATATGACATTGACCATTGAGCGAGGAGATACAAGTAGAAGTAAGGATCCTCGTGACTTGTGCAACAGGCCTTGTTCTAAGTTGTCCCATGGTGTTCATCATAATCTTGGTGATGGAGGTTTTAGAGATTGTCTATTACAGGGTTGTGAACAACCACATAACACTCATGTTTAGCTAGACTACTGGCATAGTCCAAGGTCGATATATTCCACAATACCATGTCTCTTCTATTATAACTTCTGTCACATTTGTCACGTGTGAAAAGGCTCATATCAAACCTTTTAGGTAAGGTTCACACACACACGAAGTTAGTTTTGGTCTACATGAATGGTGGTATCAAATACGCACACATAGGATTAGTTTTGATGTACATAAAATAggtatcaaataattttgagaaaatttatctaattaaaaatgattgaatGGTTTAATacttttcataaattatattagtGTGATTTCATCACTCATTTATGTATGTGTATAAAAACATATCAtgagaatattttttacttttagatGAAAACCTAAACtcaatctttaaatttaaatgcaaCAATGAGATTAAAAGacatttaaaaattcatttaaattgtAAAGATGATTTCATTATTATCACCACTaactttttcattatttttctcacAAGTCCACTATCATCCCTATTTAcaacaataattattatgacgacaataataatatcaataatacTAGTTACCTTATACATActacttttatcttttatttttctttttacttcacTTGTCTTCCTCCCTTCCAATTACATCACATTAACAgtcacatcattttttttctctctctctctttccttgTTTTATGACTAGTTGTTGTTCCCACTGTAGTATGAATCAGTGCCAGCATTTCCTTTTCTAGAACAAATGCAGAAATGCAGGAGAAAGCTGGACCTTGGGAAGATAAGCAGAACAGAAATCTAATGGGAGGTGTGTCGGAATTGGAGTGAAATTATGTGGGTAGGCCGAAAATAAGACCAACCTCGTCGTATCTCTTCTTTAATCAGCAACACTATACTAGAGTCatcacaactgtaacactgcttttgttttttcagCAACATTGAcaacaaaagttaaaattagGCACTGGGATTTTGAATACGAAGCTTCACTTTATACATATAGTGATATAGGAGCATCTCCAATTGCACCAATACTATACCACTGCTTACTATTTACTAACTTACTCGGTATGTGAACCAAATCTTACAATAGTTTTTGACACGATAATTTTAGGTAAGGTTATACATTCACGCACGCATGCATGGTTACTATCTCATATTTGAACAGCTTTAATATGAGATCTGTTGAAAATAGTTTCAGTGAAACTAAGTGCTTGTACTTCAACGTTTTCTCAAATAGGAAAAGTACAGTGAAA includes these proteins:
- the LOC100812867 gene encoding protein NRT1/ PTR FAMILY 4.5 — its product is MGDKEVKEEEQKGGFRASMFIFVLSALDNMGFVANMVSLVLYFYGVMHFDLSNSANTLTNFMGSTFLLSLVGGFISDTYFNRLTTCLLFGSLEVLALVMLTVQAGLDHLHPDYCGKSSCVKGGIAVMFYSSLYLLALGMGGVRGSLTAFGADQFDEKKNPGEAKALASFFNWILLSSTLGSIIGVTGVVWVSTQKAWHWGFIIITIASSIGFLTLALGKPFYRIKTPGQSPILRIAQVIVVAFKNRKLPLPESDEELYEVYEDATLEKIAHTNQMRFLDRASILQENIESQQWKVCTVTQVEEVKILTRMLPILASTIIMNTCLAQLQTFSVQQGSVMNLKLGSFTVPAPSIPVIPLLFMSILIPLYEFFFVPFARKITHHPSGVTQLQRVGVGLVLSAISMTIAGIIEVKRRDQGRKDPSRPISLFWLSFQYAIFGVADMFTLVGLLEFFYREAPETMKSLSTSFTYLSMSLGYFLSTVFVDVINAVTKRVTPSKQGWLHGLDLNQNNLNLFYWFLAILSCLNFFNFLYWASWYKYKVEDNNSKVNLKAPLKTVGERKQDEEEKKDMRVKARESSQTSEANTEGPSSSDETDDGRNSREWKHR